A region of Dioscorea cayenensis subsp. rotundata cultivar TDr96_F1 chromosome 5, TDr96_F1_v2_PseudoChromosome.rev07_lg8_w22 25.fasta, whole genome shotgun sequence DNA encodes the following proteins:
- the LOC120260591 gene encoding uncharacterized protein LOC120260591, which translates to MASERRNPRSTADLLTWSETPLENPEPPRPIKPAGGVGKVLFGGQVTDEEAASLLKRKPCSGSKLREMTGSGIFVGDGENGTSDSSCASLTPNSKTSVRIYQQAIGAMSQISFSADESVSPKKPTSVAEVAKQRELSGTLDSESDSILRKQISDAKCKELSGHDIFGPPPEILPRPLAAQNLGKEKDVEEPAPRNIHTSVKVSNPAGGPSSMIFSEETPVKTAKKIHNQKFAELTGNNIFKEDTPPGSAEKSLLSMAKLKEMTGSNIFADGKVESKDYFGGVRKPPGGESSIALV; encoded by the exons ATGGCGTCTGAAAGGAGGAATCCTCGCTCCACTGCCGACCTTCTCACCTGGTCTGAGACTCCGCTGGAAAATCCAGAGCCGCCGCGTCCCATCAAG CCTGCGGGAGGAGTTGGTAAGGTGTTGTTTGGCGGTCAGGTCACTGATGAAGAGGCTGCTAGTCTGCTCAAGAG GAAACCTTGTTCAGGATCCAAGTTAAGGGAGATGACTGGTAGTGGCATTTTTGTTGGTGATGGTGAAAATGGCACTTCAGACTCAAGTTGTGCCTCTTTGACTCCAAATAGTAAAACAAGCGTGCGGATTTACCAG CAAGCAATTGGTGCAATGAGTCAGATCTCTTTCAGTGCTGATGAGAGTGTTTCTCCTAAGAAGCCTACTTCCGTGGCAGAGGTAGCAAAGCAGAGAGAGCTAAGTGGAACTCTGGATAGTGAATCAGATTCCATTTTAAGGAAGCAGATCTCTGATGCCAAGTGTAAAGAGCTCAGTGGGCATGACATTTTTGGCCCTCCTCCTGAGATTCTACCCAGACCACTAGCAGCTCAGAATTTGGGAAAGGAGAAAGATGTTGAAGAACCAGCTCCAAGAAACATTCATACATCTGTAAAAGTCTCAAAT CCTGCTGGAGGTCCTAGCAGTATGATCTTTAGCGAGGAAACTCCAGTCAAGACAGCAAAGAAGATTCACAACCAGAAGTTTGCAGAACTAACAggcaataatattttcaaagaagACACACCACCAGGCTCAGCTGAAAAATCACTACTTAGTATGGCAAAATTGAAGGAGATGACTGGTAGTAATATCTTCGCCGATGGCAAAGTTGAGTCTAAAGATTACTTCGGCGGTGTGCGCAAGCCTCCTGGTGGTGAGAGCAGCATTGCACTTGTTTGA
- the LOC120261599 gene encoding probable trehalose-phosphate phosphatase 6 isoform X2, producing MTKNVAVPEMTQNSSKPMQYPPPRSGNAGASYPIHKRFLARLEVCNHGVTPNAWTDSMKISSPTQAMSVSTLVDEAYIAWTARYPSALDRFEEIIGASKGKQIVMFLDYDGTLSPIVEDPDRAFMSDTMRDAVRDIASYFPTAIVSGRCRDKVYSFVRLAELYYAGSHGMDIKGPVKGPKNTKSKTKAVLFQPASEFLPMINEVFKTLLETTKSTPGAKVENNKFCVSVHFRCVEEKKWISLAEQVRSVLKEYPKLRITQGRKVLEIRPTIKWDKGKALEFLLESIGFANCDHVLPVYIGDDRTDEDAFKVLRDRGQGIGILVSKFPKDTNASYSLREPTEVMDFLHRLVDWKRNS from the exons ATGACGAAGAACGTGGCCGTGCCGGAGATGACCCAAAACTCATCTAAGCCGATGCAATACCCGCCTCCTCGAAGCGGGAATGCCGGCGCTAGCTATCCCATTCACAAGAGATTTCTTGCTCGTTTAGAGGTTTGTAACCATGGTGTTACGCCAAATGCATGGACAGACTCTATGAAAATTTCGTCTCCAACGCAAGCCATGTCTGTCTCAACACTGGTTGATGAGGCCTACATTGCTTGGACT GCGAGATATCCATCGGCTTTGGACCGATTCGAAGAAATCATCGGTGCGTCTAAAGGGAAGCAAATAGTTATGTTCTTGGATTATGATGGCACTCTTTCACCGATTGTTGAAGATCCTGATAGAGCTTTCATGTCTGATACG ATGCGAGATGCAGTGAGGGATATCGCAAGCTACTTCCCGACGGCAATCGTTAGCGGCAGATGCCGTGATAAG GTTTATAGTTTTGTAAGATTAGCTGAACTATACTACGCTGGAAGCCATGGAATGGACATTAAAGGCCCAGTGAAGGGACCTAAGAACACAAAATCCAAA ACTAAGGCAGTGCTCTTTCAACCAGCCAGTGAGTTCCTTCCAATGATCAATGAG GTCTTCAAGACATTATTAGAGACAACCAAATCAACTCCTGGTGCCAAAGTAGAGAACAACAAGTTCTGTGTCTCAGTTCATTTCCGGTGTGTCGAAGAAAAg AAATGGATCTCATTAGCTGAACAAGTTAGATCAGTTCTTAAGGAATATCCCAAGTTGAGAATTACTCAAGGAAGGAAG GTGTTAGAGATTCGCCCAACAATTAAATGGGACAAAGGAAAAgctcttgaattcttgttagAATCAATTG GATTCGCCAATTGTGATCATGTCTTACCAGTCTACATTGGAGATGATCGTACTGATGAAGATGCATTCAAG GTTTTGCGTGACAGAGGACAAGGTATCGGCATTCTTGTGTCTAAGTTTCCAAAAGATACAAATGCGTCTTATTCTCTTCGAGAACCTACTGAG gTGATGGATTTTTTACATCGTCTCGTGGATTGGAAGCGTAATTCTTAA
- the LOC120261599 gene encoding probable trehalose-phosphate phosphatase 6 isoform X1, protein MTKNVAVPEMTQNSSKPMQYPPPRSGNAGASYPIHKRFLARLEVCNHGVTPNAWTDSMKISSPTQAMSVSTLVDEAYIAWTARYPSALDRFEEIIGASKGKQIVMFLDYDGTLSPIVEDPDRAFMSDTMRDAVRDIASYFPTAIVSGRCRDKVYSFVRLAELYYAGSHGMDIKGPVKGPKNTKSKTKAVLFQPASEFLPMINEVFKTLLETTKSTPGAKVENNKFCVSVHFRCVEEKKWISLAEQVRSVLKEYPKLRITQGRKVLEIRPTIKWDKGKALEFLLESIGFANCDHVLPVYIGDDRTDEDAFKFVRKVLRDRGQGIGILVSKFPKDTNASYSLREPTEVMDFLHRLVDWKRNS, encoded by the exons ATGACGAAGAACGTGGCCGTGCCGGAGATGACCCAAAACTCATCTAAGCCGATGCAATACCCGCCTCCTCGAAGCGGGAATGCCGGCGCTAGCTATCCCATTCACAAGAGATTTCTTGCTCGTTTAGAGGTTTGTAACCATGGTGTTACGCCAAATGCATGGACAGACTCTATGAAAATTTCGTCTCCAACGCAAGCCATGTCTGTCTCAACACTGGTTGATGAGGCCTACATTGCTTGGACT GCGAGATATCCATCGGCTTTGGACCGATTCGAAGAAATCATCGGTGCGTCTAAAGGGAAGCAAATAGTTATGTTCTTGGATTATGATGGCACTCTTTCACCGATTGTTGAAGATCCTGATAGAGCTTTCATGTCTGATACG ATGCGAGATGCAGTGAGGGATATCGCAAGCTACTTCCCGACGGCAATCGTTAGCGGCAGATGCCGTGATAAG GTTTATAGTTTTGTAAGATTAGCTGAACTATACTACGCTGGAAGCCATGGAATGGACATTAAAGGCCCAGTGAAGGGACCTAAGAACACAAAATCCAAA ACTAAGGCAGTGCTCTTTCAACCAGCCAGTGAGTTCCTTCCAATGATCAATGAG GTCTTCAAGACATTATTAGAGACAACCAAATCAACTCCTGGTGCCAAAGTAGAGAACAACAAGTTCTGTGTCTCAGTTCATTTCCGGTGTGTCGAAGAAAAg AAATGGATCTCATTAGCTGAACAAGTTAGATCAGTTCTTAAGGAATATCCCAAGTTGAGAATTACTCAAGGAAGGAAG GTGTTAGAGATTCGCCCAACAATTAAATGGGACAAAGGAAAAgctcttgaattcttgttagAATCAATTG GATTCGCCAATTGTGATCATGTCTTACCAGTCTACATTGGAGATGATCGTACTGATGAAGATGCATTCAAG TTTGTGCGAAAGGTTTTGCGTGACAGAGGACAAGGTATCGGCATTCTTGTGTCTAAGTTTCCAAAAGATACAAATGCGTCTTATTCTCTTCGAGAACCTACTGAG gTGATGGATTTTTTACATCGTCTCGTGGATTGGAAGCGTAATTCTTAA